A window from Brucella sp. BE17 encodes these proteins:
- a CDS encoding penicillin-binding protein 1A — translation MRPDTDKSSESEERKPFRVSRLIGVDARIDSGLYNLRAGFSDCWETITIFSRRFRVRGFRRVVVEVADECFTLGVAASIILTMLALPAFEETNKDWRAQDDYAVTFLDRYGNEIGRRGILHRQAVPVDELPDHVIKAVLGTEDRRFFDHYGIDLWGLSRAFSQNVRANGVVQGGSTITQQLAKNLFLSSERTIDRKIKEAFLALWLECNLSKKEILQLYLDRAYMGGGTFGIAAASEFYFGKSVKDVTLAEAAMLAGLFKAPAKFAPHINLPAARARANVVLANMVESGLMSEGQVAAAYRQPASVIDRGKNENPDHFLDWAFEEVKKVASHLPRHTLTVRTTLDRNIQKAAEEALEYHLRQFGKQYGVNEAATVIIATDGSVRAMVGGRDYGESQFNRATRALRQAGSSFKPYVYAAAMEKGMTPNTIVSDAPVSWGNWAPRNYGRRFSGRVDLTTALVHSLNSVPVRLAKDHLTTAPIVKLTKAMGVESAISSHKTMVLGTSEMTVMDQATGFNVFPNAGMAGNRHAFTQIISGDGTILWDFSRDGEKPHRALSEKAALQMNSMLVQVPERGTGRRAALPMTRVGGKTGTTQSYRDAWFVGFTGNFTAAVWFGNDNFSPMKELTGGVLPAMAWQRMMVYAHQNIELKPIPGINPPFPQPVKGTTSEIAGVKPQDAMSPPPRVLSPATTQVLKQLHRRFMGSGSLPGTAAQRNVTTL, via the coding sequence ATGCGTCCTGACACTGACAAAAGTTCGGAAAGCGAAGAGCGGAAACCATTCCGGGTTTCGCGCCTGATTGGAGTTGACGCCAGGATCGACTCCGGCCTCTATAATCTGCGCGCCGGGTTTTCAGACTGCTGGGAAACAATCACAATCTTCTCGCGGCGTTTTCGCGTGCGTGGTTTTCGGCGTGTCGTAGTCGAAGTTGCCGACGAATGCTTTACGCTTGGCGTTGCTGCCTCAATAATCCTGACCATGCTGGCTCTTCCCGCCTTCGAGGAGACAAACAAGGATTGGCGCGCGCAGGACGATTATGCCGTTACCTTTCTCGACCGATATGGTAACGAGATCGGGCGGCGCGGCATACTGCACCGTCAGGCCGTTCCCGTCGACGAATTGCCCGACCATGTTATCAAGGCGGTGCTCGGTACTGAAGACCGGCGTTTCTTCGATCATTACGGCATCGATCTCTGGGGCCTGAGCCGCGCATTCAGCCAGAATGTACGCGCCAATGGCGTCGTACAGGGTGGCTCCACCATTACCCAGCAGCTTGCAAAAAACCTGTTTTTGTCCAGCGAGCGCACCATCGACCGCAAAATCAAGGAAGCGTTTCTGGCATTGTGGCTCGAATGCAATCTGAGCAAAAAGGAAATTCTCCAGCTCTATCTCGACCGCGCCTATATGGGTGGCGGCACCTTCGGTATTGCAGCAGCGTCGGAATTCTATTTCGGCAAGAGCGTCAAAGATGTGACACTTGCCGAAGCAGCGATGCTGGCGGGGCTTTTCAAGGCCCCGGCCAAATTCGCCCCTCACATAAACCTGCCTGCCGCGCGTGCACGTGCCAATGTGGTGCTTGCCAATATGGTCGAGAGCGGTCTGATGAGTGAAGGACAAGTTGCCGCTGCCTATCGTCAACCGGCCAGCGTGATTGACCGGGGCAAGAATGAAAACCCTGACCATTTTCTCGACTGGGCCTTCGAGGAGGTCAAAAAGGTCGCAAGCCACCTGCCCCGCCATACATTGACCGTACGCACGACGCTCGACCGCAATATCCAGAAGGCTGCGGAAGAAGCGCTCGAATATCATCTGCGCCAGTTCGGCAAGCAATATGGTGTCAACGAGGCCGCAACCGTTATCATCGCTACGGACGGTTCGGTGCGCGCCATGGTCGGCGGACGCGATTACGGAGAAAGCCAGTTCAACCGAGCCACCCGCGCCTTGCGTCAGGCCGGCTCGTCCTTCAAGCCTTATGTCTATGCAGCCGCGATGGAAAAGGGCATGACGCCCAACACCATTGTCTCCGATGCGCCTGTAAGCTGGGGCAACTGGGCGCCGCGCAATTACGGACGCCGGTTTTCCGGCCGTGTCGATCTTACTACGGCACTTGTGCATTCACTCAACAGCGTTCCCGTGCGCCTCGCCAAGGATCACCTGACCACAGCCCCTATCGTAAAGCTTACCAAGGCCATGGGGGTCGAATCGGCCATCTCCTCGCACAAGACGATGGTGCTTGGCACATCGGAAATGACCGTGATGGACCAGGCCACCGGTTTCAACGTGTTTCCTAATGCCGGAATGGCCGGAAACCGCCACGCCTTCACGCAGATCATCTCGGGTGACGGAACAATATTGTGGGATTTCAGCCGCGACGGCGAGAAACCGCACCGGGCACTGTCAGAAAAAGCAGCCCTTCAGATGAATTCCATGCTGGTTCAGGTTCCCGAACGCGGAACCGGACGGCGCGCAGCACTGCCCATGACGCGTGTTGGCGGTAAAACTGGTACTACCCAGAGTTACCGCGATGCGTGGTTCGTGGGTTTCACTGGCAACTTCACCGCCGCGGTCTGGTTCGGCAATGATAATTTCTCACCCATGAAGGAACTGACCGGCGGGGTTCTTCCCGCGATGGCCTGGCAGCGTATGATGGTCTATGCGCATCAGAATATCGAGCTGAAACCGATACCTGGCATCAATCCGCCTTTCCCCCAACCGGTAAAGGGGACTACCTCGGAAATAGCGGGCGTAAAACCACAAGATGCCATGTCTCCACCGCCACGCGTCCTTTCGCCTGCCACCACACAGGTTCTTAAGCAACTGCATCGTCGTTTTATGGGTTCTGGCAGCCTGCCCGGCACCGCCGCGCAGCGCAATGTCACGACCCTTTAG
- a CDS encoding DUF1214 domain-containing protein has product MLTRILQIILVLVIALGGGIWSVDKVLDRFGGFGELQVGAWQAFPDAGTANADPYARARAARKAVLALGTAEGLAFYASKDEQGRDLQRGCTYRLEGTTSPTRFWTLYAATPDLTTIAPRSGLQAALHSRDVLYKADGSILITISPDAASGNWLPLNGRGPFVLVMTLYDTPIATSAGLTDQSMPKLTLSSRACHG; this is encoded by the coding sequence ATGCTCACAAGAATTCTGCAAATAATTCTGGTTCTGGTAATCGCGCTGGGTGGTGGCATATGGAGCGTCGACAAGGTTCTCGACCGCTTCGGCGGCTTCGGCGAATTGCAGGTCGGTGCATGGCAGGCCTTTCCCGATGCTGGGACCGCCAATGCCGACCCCTATGCGCGTGCGCGCGCCGCGCGCAAGGCGGTGCTGGCGCTTGGAACGGCTGAAGGACTTGCCTTTTATGCAAGCAAGGACGAACAAGGGCGGGATTTGCAGCGCGGCTGCACCTATCGCCTCGAAGGCACGACGTCGCCGACGCGCTTCTGGACGCTCTATGCGGCAACGCCCGATCTTACCACTATTGCACCACGCTCCGGACTTCAGGCAGCGCTTCATTCGCGTGACGTGCTTTATAAGGCTGACGGCAGCATTTTGATAACGATCAGTCCTGATGCCGCTTCCGGTAATTGGCTGCCGTTGAACGGTCGTGGACCTTTCGTGCTGGTGATGACGCTTTACGACACACCAATCGCCACCTCAGCCGGCCTCACGGACCAGTCCATGCCGAAACTGACGCTCAGTTCGCGGGCCTGCCATGGTTAG